Proteins from one Erysipelothrix larvae genomic window:
- the istA gene encoding IS21 family transposase: MSKYSIITLKKKGWSNRKIALELGIDRKTVARYLQEYNKCQIQLIDNHDLSDERKVEVIDQIVGDRHYDASKRGKRKLTQEIQARIIEIMDSEKDKDMLLGRHHKQKLTVTQIFEIIKSEGHDIGQTTIRNFVHEIQASRETFIRQDYRYGERLEFDFGEVKLLINGEPRTYYLAVFSSPASGYRYAYLYPNQRKQVFIDAHVRFFEHSKGSWGEVVYDNMRNVVKRFITPYEKEINDDCLKLALYYNFEINLTNIRSGHEKGSVENSVKVIRNRVFAKDYKFETFEEACVHLEQTLDEINIKSSIEDEKKELQPYRIPYEFADIEVYSVDKYGCIHVENNFYSVPDYLQHKRVTVKNTVNSIRIYSNHTFVYEHKKIDGHHQYQLVLDHYLNTMMTKPGSVKNSLVLKQHPELYNIYHNHYKTRTKEFIEILQENRNETYKTLKDALKYRLVSNTIDTVEYDDSIQEQSRKQLKKISQLMH; the protein is encoded by the coding sequence ATGAGCAAATATTCAATTATCACATTAAAAAAGAAAGGATGGTCCAACAGAAAGATTGCCCTTGAATTGGGTATAGACCGAAAGACGGTCGCACGGTATCTTCAGGAATATAATAAATGTCAAATACAATTGATTGATAATCATGATTTATCAGACGAAAGAAAAGTAGAAGTCATTGATCAAATTGTTGGGGACCGTCACTATGATGCAAGCAAACGAGGTAAGCGCAAGTTAACGCAAGAAATTCAAGCACGCATCATTGAAATTATGGATTCAGAAAAAGATAAAGATATGTTACTAGGAAGACATCATAAGCAAAAGTTAACAGTCACTCAAATTTTTGAAATTATCAAAAGCGAGGGACATGATATTGGTCAGACAACCATACGAAATTTTGTGCATGAAATTCAAGCTTCACGAGAAACATTTATTCGACAAGATTATCGATATGGTGAGCGGTTAGAGTTTGACTTTGGAGAAGTAAAGCTTTTAATTAATGGTGAACCAAGAACATATTATCTCGCTGTTTTCTCATCACCAGCAAGCGGATATCGGTATGCATATTTATATCCAAACCAACGCAAACAAGTATTCATAGATGCACATGTTCGCTTCTTTGAGCATTCTAAAGGCTCTTGGGGTGAAGTTGTATATGACAATATGAGAAACGTCGTGAAGCGCTTTATAACGCCTTATGAAAAAGAAATTAATGATGATTGCCTCAAACTGGCACTCTATTATAATTTTGAAATTAACCTGACTAATATACGAAGTGGTCATGAAAAAGGAAGTGTAGAAAACAGTGTTAAGGTAATTCGAAATCGTGTATTCGCAAAGGACTATAAGTTTGAAACATTTGAAGAGGCATGTGTTCATCTTGAACAGACTCTTGATGAAATCAATATAAAGAGTTCAATCGAAGATGAAAAGAAAGAACTTCAACCTTACAGAATTCCTTATGAATTCGCTGATATCGAAGTATATAGTGTTGACAAGTATGGTTGTATACACGTTGAAAATAATTTTTATTCAGTCCCAGACTATCTCCAACACAAAAGAGTTACGGTCAAAAACACCGTAAATTCGATACGCATCTATTCAAATCACACATTTGTGTACGAACATAAAAAGATAGATGGTCATCATCAATATCAGCTTGTGTTGGACCACTATCTGAATACAATGATGACTAAGCCGGGATCTGTAAAGAATTCACTTGTCCTAAAACAACATCCTGAGCTTTATAACATCTACCATAATCATTATAAAACAAGAACTAAAGAGTTCATAGAAATTCTTCAAGAAAACAGGAATGAAACGTATAAAACGCTCAAAGATGCTTTAAAGTATCGGTTGGTTTCAAATACAATTGACACCGTTGAGTATGATGACAGCATACAAGAACAATCACGTAAACAACTTAAGAAAATAAGCCAATTAATGCACTAG
- a CDS encoding DUF368 domain-containing protein gives MIDWILRFIKGVLIGSGFILPGVSGGALAAVFGVYQQIITFLAHITHNFKSNIIYFIPLGLGGISGVIFFSYLMSFFLSRYETQILWLFVGCILGTVPSLWKQAGAKGREKKHIIILILVFLISLMLMVFGETLLYLNPHPKFSTWIIVGVLIGLGLIIPGLSPTNLIVYLGLYKHMTDGLINFDLMIIIPILIGTICTVLLLSKMMNFAFNNAHTVLFHCILGIILASTLMIMPQGFSTLCLESLVLLFAGSGFGYWMCTLQKEHDIT, from the coding sequence ATGATTGATTGGATTTTGAGATTTATAAAAGGCGTTTTGATCGGATCTGGTTTTATCTTACCTGGAGTCAGCGGAGGCGCTTTAGCTGCCGTTTTTGGCGTATACCAACAAATCATTACTTTTTTAGCACATATAACCCATAATTTCAAAAGTAATATCATTTACTTTATTCCACTTGGACTTGGTGGTATTTCAGGTGTGATCTTTTTTTCGTACCTCATGAGCTTTTTCTTAAGCAGGTATGAAACTCAAATTTTATGGTTATTTGTAGGCTGTATTCTCGGTACTGTACCTTCCCTTTGGAAGCAAGCAGGCGCAAAGGGACGAGAGAAAAAGCACATTATCATACTCATTTTAGTGTTTTTGATAAGTTTGATGCTTATGGTGTTTGGGGAAACTCTACTTTATCTAAATCCACACCCAAAATTCAGTACATGGATAATTGTGGGTGTTTTGATTGGGCTTGGGTTAATTATACCAGGACTTAGCCCAACAAATTTAATTGTGTATCTGGGATTGTATAAGCATATGACTGATGGATTAATCAACTTTGATTTAATGATTATCATTCCTATTTTAATTGGAACCATATGCACGGTGTTATTGCTGTCGAAAATGATGAATTTTGCTTTCAATAACGCGCATACTGTGTTATTTCATTGTATATTGGGTATCATTTTGGCTTCTACCCTAATGATTATGCCCCAGGGCTTTAGCACGCTTTGCTTAGAAAGTCTTGTGCTATTGTTTGCAGGCTCAGGATTTGGATACTGGATGTGTACCCTTCAAAAAGAGCACGATATTACTTAA
- a CDS encoding PadR family transcriptional regulator produces the protein MNKEMLKGTIDILILSVLLSGDNYGYEISKRIKARSDDLFEILEATMYIALKRLEKNQFIEAYWGNETGGGRRRYFKITDLGKEQLKILSADWEQTVQLVNKFI, from the coding sequence TTGAATAAAGAAATGCTAAAAGGTACAATTGATATTCTCATATTGAGCGTGTTGTTGAGTGGGGATAATTATGGTTATGAAATCTCAAAAAGGATCAAAGCAAGATCCGATGACCTGTTTGAAATCTTAGAAGCTACCATGTATATTGCATTGAAGCGTCTTGAAAAAAATCAGTTTATTGAAGCTTATTGGGGAAATGAGACGGGTGGAGGTCGGCGTAGGTATTTCAAAATAACCGATCTTGGAAAAGAGCAACTAAAAATTCTGAGCGCTGATTGGGAGCAAACTGTCCAATTAGTGAACAAATTCATTTAA